Proteins encoded in a region of the Sesamum indicum cultivar Zhongzhi No. 13 unplaced genomic scaffold, S_indicum_v1.0 scaffold03028, whole genome shotgun sequence genome:
- the LOC105180367 gene encoding dnaJ homolog subfamily C GRV2-like, translating into MHGPRVAITLAGFLPEAVVTALEQTTETPELVWTPAMAALLSAQIATMASDLYREQVKGRVVDWDVPEQASGQQEMRNEPQI; encoded by the coding sequence ATGCATGGGCCTAGAGTGGCGATAACTCTGGCAGGATTTCTGCCTGAAGCAGTTGTGACTGCTCTTGAACAAACAACAGAAACTCCTGAACTTGTGTGGACTCCAGCAATGGCTGCATTGTTGTCTGCACAAATAGCAACTATGGCTTCGGATCTGTACCGTGAACAGGTGAAAGGACGTGTTGTTGATTGGGATGTGCCTGAGCAGGCCTCTGGCCAACAGGAGATGAGAAATGAACCTCAGATATAA